Proteins encoded within one genomic window of Flavobacterium gilvum:
- a CDS encoding IS4 family transposase, which produces MNSGKYVFAQILNFINRYEFEKSVIKYNGDYRTRDFNCWNQFLQLFFGQLTSRNSLRDICTCLKAHRNKLYHLGIKQYVNQSTLSRANERRDYRIFEDFGFFLINQVRPKYSDESILNIDIDNEVFALDSTTISLSLKLFSWAPGKYSRGAIKVHTLLDLRGSIPAFILITDGKYHDSNTLDVLIPNPDAIYIMDKAYVDFKALYRFHVSDAFFISRSKTSMNYSIVEINYNIDQSTGLRGDKTITLNGYKSKKLYPESLRLVEFYDFESEIELSFLTNNFELTALEIANLYRNRWQIEVFFKWIKQNLTIKTLWGHSENAVNIHIWIAISTYLIIAKIKKDLKSDLSIYEIIQILGISVFDKTPLSELLTDIQSNQNVNEQINLFNS; this is translated from the coding sequence ATGAATTCAGGGAAATATGTTTTTGCACAAATTCTAAATTTTATTAATCGTTATGAATTTGAAAAGTCCGTTATAAAATACAATGGCGATTACAGAACTAGAGATTTTAATTGTTGGAATCAATTTTTACAATTGTTCTTTGGTCAATTAACCTCTAGGAATTCTTTAAGAGATATTTGTACCTGTTTAAAAGCTCATCGAAACAAACTGTACCACCTTGGAATTAAGCAATATGTAAATCAATCTACTTTATCAAGAGCTAATGAAAGAAGAGATTACAGAATATTTGAGGATTTTGGATTTTTCTTAATCAATCAAGTTAGGCCAAAATACTCAGATGAATCAATTCTGAACATTGATATCGATAACGAGGTATTTGCATTAGATTCTACAACTATATCTCTAAGTTTAAAATTGTTTAGTTGGGCTCCTGGAAAATACTCTAGAGGGGCAATTAAAGTCCATACATTACTAGATTTAAGAGGTAGTATTCCGGCTTTTATACTCATCACTGACGGTAAATACCATGACAGTAACACGCTAGATGTTCTTATTCCAAATCCTGATGCTATTTACATAATGGACAAGGCTTATGTTGACTTTAAAGCTTTATATAGATTTCACGTAAGTGATGCATTTTTTATATCAAGATCAAAAACATCAATGAATTATTCCATTGTTGAGATAAACTATAATATTGACCAGAGTACAGGATTGAGAGGAGATAAAACTATAACACTTAATGGATACAAATCCAAAAAACTCTATCCAGAATCATTGAGACTAGTAGAATTTTATGACTTTGAAAGCGAAATAGAATTGTCTTTTTTAACCAATAATTTTGAATTAACAGCTCTAGAAATAGCGAATTTATATCGCAATAGATGGCAAATTGAGGTGTTTTTCAAGTGGATAAAACAAAATTTGACTATTAAAACTTTATGGGGACATTCCGAAAACGCAGTAAATATTCACATATGGATAGCAATTTCTACATATTTAATAATTGCAAAAATTAAAAAGGATTTAAAAAGTGATTTATCGATATATGAAATAATACAAATCCTGGGGATATCAGTATTTGACAAAACCCCATTAAGTGAGCTTCTAACAGATATTCAATCAAATCAAAATGTCAATGAACAGATAAACTTATTTAACAGTTAA
- the smpB gene encoding SsrA-binding protein SmpB, whose protein sequence is MQKTVNILNKRARFDYEILETYTAGIVLAGTEIKSIRLGKANITESFCEFSNNELFAINTYIEEYSFGNQFNHKSRSERKLLLNKRELKGLARSVQAKGLTIVPLKLFTNEKGLAKLQIGLCRGKKTYDKRESLKEQDTKRDLDRIKKAY, encoded by the coding sequence ATGCAAAAAACAGTCAACATCCTAAATAAAAGAGCCCGATTTGATTACGAAATCCTTGAGACCTACACGGCTGGAATTGTTTTGGCCGGTACCGAAATAAAATCCATTCGATTGGGAAAAGCAAATATTACCGAAAGTTTTTGCGAATTCAGCAACAATGAACTTTTCGCCATCAATACCTATATTGAGGAATACAGTTTTGGGAACCAGTTCAACCACAAGTCACGAAGCGAAAGAAAACTACTACTGAATAAGAGAGAATTAAAAGGATTGGCTCGAAGTGTACAGGCAAAAGGACTCACCATTGTCCCTCTAAAATTGTTTACCAACGAAAAAGGATTGGCTAAACTGCAAATAGGGCTTTGCAGAGGTAAAAAAACATACGACAAAAGAGAATCCCTTAAAGAACAGGATACTAAAAGAGATTTAGACAGGATCAAAAAAGCATATTAA
- a CDS encoding DUF4136 domain-containing protein, producing the protein MKKLFIFLICVCLASCGSNTSIVSSWRDPNATLAKENFKKVLIVALAKDESTRRATENRIASINPSVLNPSYNYLNQQNLNLTQEEKIKIIQSEGFDGAITMRFIKADKETQYVPGTTSYYSGMHYPGMGYGYAGGWGVGYGAGFGGWYGAYAPAYYSPGYYQENTYYYIETNIFDLKNNKLVWSATTKSLDVSHVDTTIDEIMEACVQQMKADGYIDPKTKSK; encoded by the coding sequence ATGAAAAAACTATTTATCTTCTTAATCTGTGTATGCTTAGCTAGTTGCGGTAGTAATACATCTATAGTATCGAGTTGGAGGGATCCTAATGCTACTCTTGCCAAAGAAAACTTCAAAAAAGTATTAATTGTGGCATTGGCAAAAGACGAAAGCACCAGAAGAGCAACTGAAAACAGAATTGCATCTATTAATCCGTCAGTATTAAACCCCTCTTATAATTATTTAAATCAACAAAATCTTAATCTTACCCAAGAAGAAAAAATAAAAATTATCCAATCGGAAGGTTTTGATGGGGCAATTACTATGCGTTTCATTAAAGCAGACAAGGAAACCCAATATGTTCCAGGAACTACAAGCTATTACAGCGGAATGCATTATCCGGGCATGGGATATGGCTATGCAGGCGGATGGGGAGTTGGTTACGGTGCTGGATTTGGAGGATGGTATGGCGCTTATGCTCCTGCTTATTACTCACCAGGATACTATCAGGAAAACACCTATTACTATATCGAAACTAATATTTTTGACCTTAAAAACAACAAACTAGTTTGGAGTGCCACCACAAAATCACTAGATGTATCTCATGTTGATACAACTATTGATGAGATTATGGAAGCTTGTGTACAACAAATGAAAGCTGATGGTTATATAGATCCAAAAACAAAATCAAAATAA
- a CDS encoding protein-L-isoaspartate(D-aspartate) O-methyltransferase encodes MKDTAKHQGLRNQLVSVLHKKGITDKNVLEAIKKIPRHLFLNSSFEDYAYQDKAFPIAAGQTISQPYTVAFQSQLLEINKGDKVLEIGTGSGYQTAVLCLMGAQVYSIERQNELFKKTSSLLPKLGIRPKHLSFGDGYKGLPNHAPFDSVIVTAGAPIIPQALMAQLKIGGRLVIPLGEDVQIMTLLIRVNETQFEKHEFGEFRFVPLLEDKN; translated from the coding sequence TTGAAAGATACAGCCAAGCATCAAGGACTTAGAAATCAATTGGTTTCCGTTTTGCATAAAAAGGGAATTACTGATAAAAATGTCTTGGAAGCTATAAAAAAAATCCCCCGCCATTTGTTTTTGAATTCAAGTTTTGAAGATTACGCCTATCAGGACAAAGCCTTTCCTATTGCTGCTGGACAGACTATTTCGCAACCCTATACAGTTGCATTTCAGTCGCAATTATTAGAAATTAATAAAGGAGATAAAGTATTGGAAATTGGTACCGGTTCCGGGTATCAAACCGCAGTTTTGTGTTTGATGGGAGCTCAGGTTTATTCTATCGAAAGACAAAATGAGTTGTTCAAGAAAACCTCGAGTTTATTGCCAAAACTAGGAATACGCCCAAAACATCTTTCTTTTGGAGATGGTTACAAAGGATTGCCTAATCACGCTCCGTTTGACAGTGTTATTGTAACGGCTGGCGCTCCGATAATTCCTCAAGCTTTAATGGCACAGCTTAAAATAGGAGGAAGACTCGTGATTCCATTAGGTGAAGATGTTCAGATTATGACTTTGTTGATTCGTGTAAATGAAACGCAATTTGAAAAACACGAGTTTGGAGAATTTCGATTTGTTCCTTTATTGGAAGATAAGAATTAA
- a CDS encoding Gfo/Idh/MocA family protein: MLKIGVLGAGHLGKIHLRLLQQSKKYELVGFYDENHENGEKVSKEFGYKQFSTIASLIHAVDVIDIVTPTLSHYKCAKVAIKSGKHVFIEKPISNTVEEAEEIIALAKEFNVKGQVGHVERFNPAFIATKNMIENPMFIETHRLAEFNPRGTDVPVVLDLMIHDIDAIMSVVKSKVKKIDASGVSVISDTPDIANARIEFENGCVANLTASRISLKNMRKSRFFQKDAYISVDFLEKKCEVVKMKDAPEIPGDFDMILQNAEGVKKQIYFSNPDVHQNNAILEELETFADAISNDTIPVVTLEQATDALRVAYQIIDCFKK; encoded by the coding sequence ATGCTTAAAATTGGAGTATTAGGTGCAGGACATCTAGGCAAGATACATTTGCGATTATTACAACAATCCAAAAAATACGAATTGGTTGGTTTTTATGATGAAAACCATGAGAACGGAGAAAAAGTTTCCAAGGAATTTGGATACAAACAATTTTCTACAATAGCTTCTCTAATTCATGCTGTAGACGTTATTGACATTGTCACCCCTACTCTCTCACATTATAAATGTGCCAAAGTAGCCATTAAATCTGGCAAACACGTTTTTATAGAAAAACCCATTTCTAATACTGTTGAAGAAGCCGAGGAAATCATTGCTCTTGCCAAAGAATTCAATGTAAAAGGCCAGGTGGGTCATGTTGAAAGATTCAATCCTGCATTCATCGCTACCAAAAATATGATTGAAAACCCGATGTTCATCGAGACGCATCGTTTGGCCGAATTTAATCCTCGTGGAACAGACGTTCCTGTTGTTTTAGATTTAATGATTCACGATATTGATGCCATTATGAGCGTGGTTAAATCTAAAGTTAAGAAAATTGATGCCAGTGGTGTTTCGGTGATAAGTGACACTCCGGATATTGCCAATGCCCGAATTGAATTTGAAAATGGTTGTGTGGCCAACTTGACTGCAAGCCGAATTTCGTTGAAAAACATGCGTAAATCACGCTTTTTTCAAAAAGACGCCTATATCTCAGTAGATTTTCTGGAAAAGAAATGCGAGGTTGTAAAAATGAAAGATGCACCGGAAATTCCAGGTGATTTTGACATGATTCTGCAAAATGCCGAAGGTGTAAAAAAACAAATTTACTTCTCGAATCCTGATGTTCATCAAAATAATGCTATCCTTGAAGAACTAGAAACATTTGCTGACGCAATCAGTAATGATACTATACCAGTTGTTACTTTGGAACAAGCTACTGACGCTTTGAGAGTAGCTTACCAAATTATCGATTGTTTCAAAAAGTAA
- a CDS encoding 3-hydroxyacyl-CoA dehydrogenase family protein yields MKIIAVIGAGTMGNGIAHTFAQSGFTVKLIDISEKSLDKGMTTIFTNLDRMVAKGTITEEDKIKTITNIITYTDIKDGVVGADLVVEAATENVELKLNIFKQLNEACSHNTILATNTSSISITQIGAVVAHPERVIGMHFMNPVPIMKLVEIIRGYNTSDEVTNIIMKLSEKLGKTPVEVNDYPGFVANRILMPMINEAIETLYNKVAGVYEIDTVMKLGMGHPMGPLQLADFIGLDVCIAILNVMYDGFKNPKYAPCPLLVNMVRAGKLGVKSGEGFYDYSESKKAEKISKQFV; encoded by the coding sequence ATGAAAATAATAGCCGTAATCGGAGCAGGAACTATGGGGAACGGAATTGCCCATACTTTTGCCCAAAGTGGTTTTACAGTAAAACTTATTGATATTTCCGAAAAATCATTGGATAAAGGAATGACAACAATATTTACTAACCTTGACCGAATGGTTGCAAAAGGAACCATAACCGAAGAAGACAAAATCAAAACAATTACCAATATTATTACTTACACCGACATAAAAGACGGCGTTGTTGGAGCAGATTTGGTTGTCGAAGCCGCTACGGAAAATGTGGAATTAAAACTGAATATTTTCAAACAATTGAACGAAGCCTGTTCGCACAATACCATTTTAGCAACAAATACCTCTTCGATTTCGATTACTCAGATTGGAGCTGTTGTAGCGCATCCGGAACGTGTTATTGGAATGCATTTCATGAATCCAGTGCCGATTATGAAACTGGTGGAAATCATTCGTGGGTACAACACAAGCGATGAAGTAACCAACATCATCATGAAATTATCCGAAAAACTTGGAAAAACACCTGTAGAAGTAAACGATTATCCAGGTTTTGTTGCCAATAGAATTTTGATGCCAATGATTAACGAAGCGATTGAAACCTTATACAATAAAGTTGCGGGCGTTTACGAAATCGACACTGTTATGAAACTAGGAATGGGACACCCGATGGGTCCTTTACAACTAGCCGATTTTATTGGTCTTGACGTATGTATTGCTATTTTGAATGTTATGTACGACGGTTTCAAAAATCCAAAATACGCTCCCTGCCCGCTATTGGTAAATATGGTTAGAGCTGGAAAATTGGGAGTGAAATCCGGCGAAGGTTTTTATGATTATAGCGAAAGTAAAAAAGCAGAGAAGATTTCGAAACAGTTTGTTTAA
- a CDS encoding YggS family pyridoxal phosphate-dependent enzyme, with protein sequence MSIQQNLSDIKSTLPEHVTLVAVSKTKPVSDLMQAYDAGQRIFGENKIQEMVDKWEQMPKDIEWHMIGHVQTNKVKYMAPFVSLIHGVDSLKLLEEINKQALKNNRIIDCLLQIHIAEEETKFGLDEKELASLLSSTSFNEMKNIRIVGLMGMATFTDNQNQIKKEFLHLKSIFSTDAINRISTMKILSMGMSGDYQLAISCGSTMVRIGSSIFGGRI encoded by the coding sequence ATGTCCATTCAGCAAAACCTTTCCGATATAAAATCAACACTTCCGGAGCACGTTACTTTGGTTGCTGTTTCAAAAACCAAACCCGTTTCCGACTTAATGCAGGCTTATGATGCAGGTCAACGCATTTTTGGCGAAAACAAAATTCAGGAAATGGTCGATAAATGGGAACAAATGCCCAAGGATATTGAATGGCACATGATTGGTCACGTTCAGACGAACAAAGTCAAATACATGGCACCTTTCGTGAGTTTGATTCACGGCGTGGACAGTTTGAAATTATTGGAAGAAATCAACAAACAAGCCCTGAAAAACAATCGAATTATTGATTGTTTACTCCAAATACACATAGCTGAAGAAGAAACAAAATTTGGTCTTGATGAAAAGGAACTAGCATCACTCCTGTCCTCTACTTCTTTCAACGAAATGAAAAACATTCGAATTGTTGGTTTGATGGGAATGGCAACCTTTACAGATAATCAAAACCAAATCAAGAAGGAATTCCTGCATTTGAAATCGATTTTTAGTACAGACGCGATTAATCGCATCTCTACAATGAAAATCCTTTCTATGGGCATGTCAGGCGATTATCAATTAGCAATTTCGTGTGGCAGTACAATGGTTCGGATTGGAAGTAGTATCTTTGGAGGGAGAATTTGA
- a CDS encoding exonuclease domain-containing protein — MYAILDIETTGGQFNEEGITEIAIYKYDGQEIVDQFISLINPEIPIQPFVVKLTGINNAMLRSAPKFFEVAKRIIEITENCVLVAHNAAFDYRILRTEFRRLGYDFRIKTLCTVELSQRLLPEQPSHSLGKLVRALGIPMADRHRASGDAMATVKLFKMLLDKDLEKTITKELIKFEVIKGVAPRLLDIIESLPSRTGIYYIHREDGTIIFIGQSKNIKKRVNQHFTGITKTSKKIQVEAFTVTFEETGSELIAQLKESEEIKKNRPIYNRMPRKKALSWAIYSEKDSNGYLNLKLQKADGRKKEIIAFTNEHEGKTALHHITENYQLCPKLNGISHSKTPCAQTENNKCDGACIEQISTEEYNSRVQVFIDKNLFDNKNMIIIDKGRKTGEHSAILIEKGIYKGYAFYDLNYQINTIEILRNIIVPMQNNRDTKNSIQNYIRKAKGIKIMNF, encoded by the coding sequence TTGTACGCAATACTCGACATAGAAACCACAGGAGGACAATTCAACGAAGAAGGAATAACGGAGATTGCTATCTATAAATATGATGGTCAAGAAATCGTAGATCAATTTATCAGTTTAATCAATCCAGAAATCCCCATTCAGCCGTTTGTGGTAAAACTGACAGGCATAAACAATGCCATGTTGCGTTCTGCCCCAAAATTTTTTGAAGTAGCAAAACGCATCATCGAAATAACAGAAAACTGCGTTCTGGTAGCCCACAATGCTGCTTTTGATTATCGAATTCTTCGCACTGAATTTCGTCGCCTCGGCTATGATTTCAGGATAAAAACCCTTTGTACTGTAGAATTATCCCAACGCCTTTTACCAGAACAACCTTCTCATAGCTTAGGCAAACTGGTTCGGGCTTTAGGAATCCCAATGGCGGACAGACACAGAGCCAGCGGTGATGCTATGGCAACAGTCAAACTTTTTAAAATGCTCTTGGACAAAGACCTCGAAAAAACCATCACCAAAGAGCTTATCAAATTTGAAGTCATCAAAGGCGTTGCGCCAAGGTTATTGGACATAATCGAAAGTCTTCCTTCCAGAACAGGAATTTACTATATCCATCGTGAAGACGGAACAATTATATTTATTGGCCAAAGCAAAAACATCAAAAAAAGAGTCAACCAGCATTTTACAGGCATAACCAAAACTTCCAAAAAAATTCAAGTCGAAGCTTTCACCGTAACTTTCGAGGAAACCGGAAGTGAACTGATTGCGCAGCTAAAAGAATCAGAAGAAATAAAGAAAAACCGCCCCATTTATAACCGTATGCCACGAAAAAAAGCGTTGTCTTGGGCAATTTATTCCGAAAAAGATTCTAATGGTTATCTGAATTTAAAACTTCAAAAAGCAGACGGTCGCAAAAAAGAAATTATCGCATTTACCAATGAGCACGAAGGCAAAACTGCCCTCCATCACATTACAGAAAATTATCAGTTGTGCCCAAAACTCAATGGAATTTCCCATTCAAAAACTCCCTGTGCACAAACTGAAAACAATAAATGCGACGGTGCCTGCATAGAACAAATCTCCACTGAAGAATACAATTCAAGGGTTCAGGTTTTCATTGACAAAAACCTTTTCGACAATAAAAATATGATTATAATCGATAAAGGCCGAAAAACAGGTGAACACTCAGCCATATTAATCGAAAAAGGAATATACAAGGGATATGCATTTTATGACTTGAACTATCAAATCAATACAATAGAAATTTTGAGAAACATCATTGTCCCGATGCAAAACAATCGCGATACCAAAAACAGCATTCAAAACTATATACGAAAAGCAAAAGGAATCAAAATCATGAATTTTTGA
- a CDS encoding ion transporter: MRKPKTKFNLLRQKIHIIIYGSDTRAGRLFDLILLGLILLSIILVMLETVKEFDAKYHHILVIFEWIITILFSIEYLLRTFTTNTPRRYIFSFLGIIDLIAILPMYLSLFSAGTKVLLMIRALRLLRLFKILNHPQFMGQSQQLVRALNSSRRKIAIFLYFIIISVILIGSLMYVVEGEKNGFTSIPISIYWAIVTLTTVGYGDISPATPLGQFIASIVMILGYGVIAVPTGIVTAEFAKANSNQNKTDEVNPTKPEENNCGNCGAENHYKNAHFCYNCGYPFSSG; this comes from the coding sequence ATGCGTAAACCAAAAACAAAATTCAACCTCTTGAGGCAAAAAATCCATATCATAATTTATGGATCCGATACGCGTGCAGGAAGGTTATTTGACTTGATTCTGCTAGGATTAATCCTCCTGAGCATCATTTTGGTAATGCTCGAAACCGTAAAAGAATTTGATGCAAAATACCATCACATCTTAGTTATTTTCGAATGGATTATAACTATTTTATTCTCCATCGAATACCTCCTGAGAACCTTTACCACAAACACACCTCGAAGATACATTTTCAGTTTCCTCGGAATCATTGATCTCATCGCCATTTTACCCATGTATTTATCTTTATTCTCAGCCGGAACAAAGGTACTATTGATGATAAGAGCGTTACGATTATTGCGGTTATTCAAAATACTGAACCACCCGCAATTTATGGGACAATCGCAACAATTAGTAAGGGCGTTGAATTCCAGCAGGAGAAAAATCGCAATCTTCCTCTATTTCATCATCATCAGCGTCATCCTCATCGGCTCGCTAATGTATGTTGTCGAAGGCGAAAAAAACGGATTTACCAGCATACCCATAAGCATCTATTGGGCAATCGTAACCCTAACCACCGTAGGTTATGGCGATATTTCGCCTGCAACTCCTTTGGGACAATTCATCGCATCCATCGTCATGATTTTGGGTTATGGAGTCATTGCCGTTCCAACAGGAATTGTAACAGCCGAATTTGCAAAAGCAAACAGCAATCAAAACAAAACTGACGAAGTCAATCCAACCAAACCCGAAGAAAATAACTGCGGAAATTGCGGTGCCGAAAATCATTATAAAAATGCTCATTTTTGCTACAACTGCGGATACCCATTTTCATCAGGTTAA
- the miaA gene encoding tRNA (adenosine(37)-N6)-dimethylallyltransferase MiaA produces MKYLITIVGPTAIGKTSLSIKLANYYKCEIVSCDSRQFFKEMAIGTAVPNPEELASAPHHFIQNKSIFDNYTVGDFEKEALAKIEELFKKNDYVVLVGGSGLYVDAILKGFDDFPAIDSAVREKVNSNYENEGIEFLQQQLETLDPVYFQKITSENPETLQNPQRMMRFVEVCLGTGKPYSSFLNQKKNNRNFTPIIIGLEADREIIYNRINQRVDIMINDGLLEEAKALYPHKDLNALQTVGYRELFCYFDGEFTLPFAIEEIKKNTRRFSKRQLTWFKRKENTQWFDYLADQNKIISHINKQIHNS; encoded by the coding sequence ATGAAATACCTAATCACCATCGTCGGGCCAACAGCTATAGGAAAAACGTCCTTAAGCATCAAACTGGCGAATTATTATAAATGCGAAATTGTTTCCTGTGACAGTCGGCAGTTTTTCAAAGAAATGGCTATTGGAACTGCTGTCCCAAATCCTGAGGAATTAGCATCGGCGCCACACCATTTCATCCAAAATAAATCCATTTTTGACAATTACACTGTGGGTGATTTCGAAAAAGAAGCCCTCGCAAAAATCGAGGAATTATTTAAAAAAAATGATTACGTAGTACTTGTTGGCGGTTCAGGATTGTATGTAGATGCCATCTTGAAAGGCTTTGATGATTTTCCAGCAATAGATTCTGCTGTTCGGGAAAAAGTAAATTCAAATTATGAAAATGAGGGAATTGAATTTCTGCAACAACAGCTTGAAACACTCGATCCTGTCTATTTTCAAAAAATAACTTCCGAAAATCCAGAAACTTTACAAAACCCGCAACGAATGATGCGTTTTGTAGAAGTCTGTCTGGGAACCGGAAAACCGTATTCCTCTTTTTTAAACCAAAAGAAAAACAATCGAAATTTCACACCAATCATCATTGGTCTAGAAGCAGACCGAGAAATCATTTACAACAGAATCAACCAACGCGTCGATATTATGATAAATGACGGCCTTCTTGAAGAAGCAAAAGCTTTATATCCTCATAAAGATTTGAATGCGCTACAAACAGTTGGTTATCGCGAATTATTCTGTTATTTTGATGGTGAATTTACACTGCCTTTTGCCATCGAAGAAATCAAAAAAAATACTCGACGATTTTCAAAACGCCAACTCACTTGGTTCAAACGCAAAGAAAACACACAATGGTTCGATTATTTAGCAGATCAGAATAAAATTATCAGCCATATAAATAAACAAATTCATAATTCATAA
- a CDS encoding acyl-[acyl-carrier-protein] thioesterase: protein MPISENFTSILSKEWEINFTQCTPNGFLKITDLCNLLQLTAAAHSEVGGISFTDMQEFDQAWVLSRMRVEITELPKWRDTVTVKTWINSLENSRSVRALEMYLNGRKIVGSETFWAVFNTQARRPEPLALPYEHFELYPDNRATEMGFSKINLPQEKEIVFERTVSLSDLDIVNHANNVKYLEWCLDLVDENKILSQQIHSFEMNFLKELSLKDKVIIHECINENDVVFSITKEDKTCFALQLNWK from the coding sequence ATGCCAATATCCGAAAATTTCACTTCCATACTAAGCAAAGAATGGGAAATCAATTTTACCCAGTGCACACCAAATGGTTTTTTAAAAATTACCGACTTATGCAATTTGCTTCAATTGACAGCTGCAGCACATTCCGAAGTGGGCGGCATCAGTTTTACTGATATGCAAGAATTTGACCAAGCTTGGGTTTTAAGCAGAATGAGAGTAGAAATTACAGAATTGCCAAAATGGAGAGACACCGTAACAGTAAAAACCTGGATTAATTCCCTCGAAAATTCACGTTCGGTTCGTGCGCTCGAAATGTATCTCAACGGCCGAAAAATAGTAGGATCTGAAACTTTTTGGGCGGTTTTTAATACTCAGGCTCGCAGACCGGAACCTTTGGCTTTGCCTTATGAACATTTTGAATTATATCCAGATAACAGAGCCACAGAAATGGGTTTCTCCAAAATAAATTTACCACAGGAAAAAGAAATAGTTTTTGAAAGAACCGTTTCCCTATCCGATTTAGACATTGTTAATCACGCCAATAATGTAAAATACCTAGAATGGTGCCTTGATCTTGTAGACGAAAATAAAATACTGTCACAGCAAATACATAGTTTTGAAATGAACTTTTTAAAGGAGCTTTCGCTAAAAGACAAAGTTATTATCCATGAATGCATCAACGAAAATGATGTTGTTTTTAGCATTACTAAAGAGGATAAAACCTGTTTTGCTTTGCAACTCAATTGGAAATAA
- a CDS encoding response regulator transcription factor: MENANKKILLVEDDLNFGAVLKDYLSLNDFDVVLAKNGMEGFEKFKKDSYDLCILDVMMPYKDGYTLAKEIREKNNDVPIIFLTAKSMKEDVLKGYKAGADDYLNKPFDSEVLLMKIKAIIQRKASDVKTEAVQYEFNVGKFHLNSKLRFLTFNNDEPIKLSPKENELLKMLILHENDLMPRELALTKIWRDDNYFTSRSMDVYIAKLRKYLKQDEDVEILNIHGEGFRLVVKGK; this comes from the coding sequence ATGGAAAATGCAAATAAAAAAATATTATTAGTAGAAGATGATCTTAATTTTGGAGCAGTTCTAAAAGACTATTTATCGCTAAATGATTTTGATGTTGTTTTGGCAAAAAATGGTATGGAAGGTTTTGAGAAATTTAAAAAGGATTCCTATGATTTATGCATTCTTGATGTAATGATGCCATACAAAGATGGGTATACTTTGGCCAAAGAAATAAGAGAGAAAAATAATGATGTGCCTATTATTTTCCTAACTGCAAAATCTATGAAAGAGGATGTGTTGAAAGGATACAAAGCCGGTGCTGATGATTATTTGAACAAACCTTTTGATTCTGAGGTTTTATTGATGAAAATAAAAGCAATTATTCAAAGAAAAGCATCTGATGTAAAAACAGAAGCAGTTCAGTATGAATTTAATGTTGGTAAGTTTCATCTTAATTCAAAACTTCGTTTTCTGACTTTTAATAATGACGAACCTATTAAGTTGTCTCCAAAGGAAAATGAGCTTCTTAAAATGTTGATTCTGCATGAAAATGATTTAATGCCAAGAGAATTGGCTTTGACAAAGATATGGAGAGATGATAATTATTTTACTTCCAGAAGTATGGATGTTTACATCGCCAAACTAAGAAAGTATTTGAAACAAGACGAAGATGTTGAAATTTTGAATATTCACGGAGAAGGATTCAGATTAGTCGTAAAAGGCAAATAG